Within Plasmodium cynomolgi strain B DNA, scaffold: 0189, whole genome shotgun sequence, the genomic segment tataaattacttttttgctGCAGAATTATAACTTATGCTATACATTTTATCGTTTAAACACGTCTCACCATTTACGATGTCATTTGATAGTAATTCGTTatagttttttttgatattatccattaatttatttttcccgagtatttttgtatttatccatgatcccaaaggagtaaactattgttataaaaaaaatataattgaaaaatataatgaagtAATTATATTGATAATGTACtaacataaattatgtatgaaaataatattcatttttgtaattatacattactttatataataagaCCCCCAATAGGGAAACAGCTGTAAGTGAAACAGCAGCATAAGTTGTATTCAgatttggagtttcttcttGCGAACTGTTCTGTAATAagttttctaatttttgtgTAGATTGTGAATCTTTTAATGTAGTTTCCATTATCATATTACTATCACCTTCTACTGGAACATCTTTAGATGCAATTTGTAATGATGGATTTGAGGGTTCAATTAATTCTTTACAGTCAATTGTTTGAAGtgcttcatttattttatcaagtgtacaatatttattaaacggaaaaaattcatttttaagcatattttgATAGATATGAAGAAATGATTTTCTATTATCTTCAACATATagacacaatttttttacagttATTACTCTGTTTAATTTCCTCCATATTTTCATTGATATAAGATATATCTAAACATAAAACATCCATAACCTTCCTGTAATGTATATTATTCCcagttattttataatattccCTTTTACATCCAGTATTATATGCTTGTAATAGTTCCTTCGCAGTTTTATTAATATCATGTGCCAATTTCACATATTCAATACCTTTTAATGAATTAATTCCCTGGTCTATAATATCTAAGttgtaatttatatttcGACATACTATAGGAGGAAGACTTCCattatttcctttatttattacttttaaataatcattTAAGCGAACTTTGAAATCATTTACACATTTAGAAACCTCATTTTTATTCGGGTTTTTAATGAAACTCATAACTTCTTCAAAAGATAAAGGAAACATTAactgaataaaatattttaatgaaggAAGATCCTGTATATCAAGAGGCTTATGCGGGGAAaaataagcatatatatatatatatatcaatatttttaaatttattatttactttgtatgaaaatattagatttaaaaaaaattttttatgcatcGAATGCTCAAACAAGGGAAACTAAAGCCTTACCTTTTCCATATtgcacatataaaaatatactaattttattcaactataataaaaatttattatcattcaaataatattatgAAGAGAATAGCactaggtttagggtttagggtttagggatCTGGTTTAGGATTCAGGGTTCAGAACATCTGTATTTTTGGTCTATAGTTCAATATTCAATGTTAGGTTTATGTTTTAgtggtttaggtttaggcttcaggatttaatttttagttTTAGTTTTTTGGATTTAGTGTTCACTGTATAGGTTTTGGGTTTTAGAGTTCATGGATTTGGTTTAGTTGTTCAGGGTTTATGATTTTGTGTTTAGCTTATGAGTTATGTTTTTCGGA encodes:
- a CDS encoding Pv-fam-c protein (putative); translated protein: PLDIQDLPSLKYFIQLMFPLSFEEVMSFIKNPNKNEVSKCVNDFKVRLNDYLKVINKGNNGSLPPIVCRNINYNLDIIDQGINSLKGIEYVKLAHDINKTAKELLQAYNTGCKREYYKITGNNIHYRKVMDVLCLDISYINENMEEIKQNNRKSFLHIYQNMLKNEFFPFNKYCTLDKINEALQTIDCKELIEPSNPSLQIASKDVPVEGDSNMIMETTLKDSQSTQKLENLLQNSSQEETPNLNTTYAAVSLTAVSLLGVLLYKVMYNYKNEYYFHT